A part of Rattus rattus isolate New Zealand chromosome 4, Rrattus_CSIRO_v1, whole genome shotgun sequence genomic DNA contains:
- the Catip gene encoding ciliogenesis-associated TTC17-interacting protein isoform X1, which translates to MSSKVTPTGSKAKDHHHLGQQQQQQQQQQQQQERPFPEANAEAISFLNSFRLEDMLLFFPETLVILSDTGEPQGELTIEVQKGKYKDDMGILTHCLLVHASSRGFLDKSVCGSSLLGYLNEHLELMEQHSQEFIKFPIIPMERKMKVLKQDDQLVVSRSVKEGEETKTGVSVFPCKSLKGFVSSAANVVLLRVMAWRQSVPSGARFLALDSEGKLCYCTYKSLGFQTIQVGNQQAEMFIVEQTIHSEDGIPFSCQFYLLSDGHLAKRVQVGSPGCCIITKMPLIREEDVIEPPPTFDRKPLVWEEDLELYSKFLDRKEQLRLSHTRYLRQHPEAQALVSDFLLFLLLRRPEDVVTFAAEHFGPFAALRSPIPALRSSHQPSPFRSLEEEEEGEEEEEEEEEEGEEEGEGKEEMEEVEIEGDEDYLYVDEEEEVEDDIYYDSYYYKYEDDNIYEDENIYYDNYDVDNDNDDIDNYDNVDDDDDDVDDDDDVKVDDDNIDVDNDIVDVDNDNINQGLDLKKD; encoded by the exons ATGTCTTCCAAAGTTACTCCCACAG GCTCCAAAGCCAAGGATCACCACCACTtaggccagcagcagcagcaacagcagcaacagcagcagcagcaagagcgGCCATTCCCAGAAGCCAATGCTGAAGCCATCAGCTTCCTCAACTCCTTCC GGTTGGAGGATATGCTTCTGTTCTTCCCCGAGACGCTGGTCATCCTCTCAGACACAGGGGAACCTCAGGGAGAGCTGACCATTGAAGTGCAGAAGGGGAAGTACAAAGACGACATGGGGATCCTGACCCACTGCCTCCTGGTACACGCCTCTAGCCGAGGCTTCCTAGACAAGTCAGTGTGTGGAAGCTCCCTCCTAG GCTACCTCAACGAGCATCTGGAGCTAATGGAGCAGCATAGTCAAGAATTCATCAAG TTTCCCATCATCCCCATGGAGAGGAAGATGAAAGTCCTGAAGCAGGATGACCAGTTGGTTGTGTCCAGAAGTGTCAAGGAGGGTGAG GAAACGAAGACCGGAGTCTCTGTTTTTCCCTGTAAATCACTCAAGGGCTTTGTCTCCAGTGCCGCCAATGTGGTGCTGCTGAGAGTGATGGCTTGGCGGCAGTCAGTACCCAGCGGTGCTCGATTCCTAGCCTTGGACTCGGAGGGCAAGCTGTGCTATTGTACCTAT AAATCCCTGGGTTTCCAGACAATCCAAGTGGGCAACCAGCAGGCTGAAATGTTCATCGTGGAGCAAACCATACACTCTGAAGACGGCATACCTTTCTCCTGCCAGTTCTATTTGCTCTCTGATGG GCACCTGGCTAAAAGAGTCCAGGTGGGCTCTCCAGGATGCTGTATCATCACCAAGATGCCCCTCATAAGGGAGGAGG ATGTGATTGAGCCTCCGCCCACGTTTGATCGGAAGCCCCTGGTGTGGGAGGAAGACCTGGAGCTTTACTCGAAATTCCTGGATCGGAAG GAGCAGCTGCGCCTCAGCCACACGAGGTATCTGCGACAGCACCCGGAGGCCCAAGCGCTGGTCTCTGATTTcctgctgttcctgctgctcCGCCGGCCAGAGGACGTGGTCACCTTCGCTGCTGAGCACTTCGGGCCCTTTGCGGCGCTGCGCTCACCCATCCCAGCCCTGCGATCCTCACACCAGCCCAGCCCTTTCCGCtctctggaggaagaggaggagggagaggaggaggaagaggaagaggaagaggagggagaggaggaaggagaaggcaaggaagaaatggaagaggtGGAGATAGAAGGGGATGAGGACTACTTGTATGTCgacgaggaagaagaggtggaggacgACATCTACTATGACAGTTACTATTACAAATACGAAGATGATAACATCTACGAAGATGAAAACATCTACTATGATAACTATGATgttgacaatgacaatgacgatATTGACAATTACGATAACgtcgatgacgatgatgacgatgtcgacgacgacgatgacgtcAAAGTCGATGATGACAACATTGATGTTGATAATGACATCGTTGATGTTGACAATGACAACATCAACCAGGGTTTGGATCTCAAAAAGGACTAG
- the Slc11a1 gene encoding natural resistance-associated macrophage protein 1, with amino-acid sequence MSIAFLDPGNIESDLQAGAVAEFKLLWVLLWATVLGLLCQRLAARLGVVTGKDLGEICHLYYPKVPRILLWLTIELAIVGSDMQEVIGTAISFSLLSAGRIPLWGGVLITIVDTFFFLFLDNYGLRKLEAFFGFLITIMALTFGYEYVVARPSQGALLKGLFLPSCPGCGQPELLQAVGIVGAIIMPHNIYLHSALVKSREVDRTRRGDVREANMYFLTEATIALFVSFIINLFVMAVFGQAFYQQTNEEAFNICANSSLHNYAKIFPRDNNTVSVDIYQGGVILGCLFGPAALYIWAVGLLAAGQSSTMTGTYAGQFVMEGFLKLRWSRFARVLLTRSCAILPTVLVAVFRDLRDLSGLNDLLNVLQSLLLPFAVLPILTFTSMPAVMQEFANGWLSKVITSCIMALVCAINLYFVISYLPSLPHPAYFGLVALLAIGYLGLTAYLAWTCCIAHGAKFLTHSSHQRFLYGLPIEEQEGRESSG; translated from the exons ATGAGCATCGCTTTCCTTGACCCGGGGAACATTGAGTCGGACCTTCAAGCTGGTGCTGTGGCTGAATTCAAA CTGCTCTGGGTGCTGCTCTGGGCCACAGTGCTAGGCTTGCTCTGCCAGCGGCTGGCTGCCCGGCTGGGCGTGGTGACAGGCAAGGATCTGGGTGAAATCTGCCATCTCTACTACCCTAAG GTGCCCCGCATCCTCCTCTGGCTGACCATTGAGCTGGCCATTGTGGGCTCAGACATGCAGGAAGTCATCGGGACGGCTATCTCCTTCAGTCTGCTCTCTGCTGGACG CATCCCCCTGTGGGGTGGCGTACTGATCACTATTGTGGataccttcttcttcctcttcctggataACTATG GTTTGCGCAAGTTGGAAGCTTTCTTTGGGTTCCTCATTACCATAATGGCTTTGACCTTCGGTTATGAG TATGTGGTGGCGCGTCCATCTCAGGGAGCCCTTCTTAAGGGCCTGTTCCTGCCCTCCTGCCCGGGCTGTGGGCAGCCTGAGCTGCTGCAGGCAGTGGGCATCGTTGGTGCCATCATCATGCCTCATAACATCTACCTGCACTCGGCCTTGGTCAAG TCTAGAGAGGTAGACAGAACCCGCCGGGGGGACGTTCGAGAAGCCAACATGTACTTCCTGACTGAGGCCACCATCGCCCTCTTCGTGTCATTCATCATCAACCTCTTTGTCATGGCTGTTTTTGGTCAGGCCTTCTACCAGCAAACCAATGAGGAAGCG TTCAACATCTGTGCCAACAGCAGCCTCCACAACTATGCTAAGATCTTCCCCAGGGACAATAACACAGTGTCAGTGGATATTTATCAAGGA GGTGTGATCCTAGGCTGTCTCTTTGGCcctgcggccctctacatctggGCAGTAGGTCTCCTGGCAGCGGGTCAGAGTTCTACTATGACCGGCACCTATGCAGGACAATTCGTGATGGAG GGTTTCCTTAAGCTGCGATGGTCTCGATTCGCACGCGTCCTCCTCACTCGCTCTTGTGCTATCCTGCCCACTGTGCTGGTGGCTGTCTTCCGCGACCTGAGGGACCTGTCCGGCCTCAATGATCTCCTCAATGTTCTGCAGAGTCTACTG CTGCCCTTTGCTGTGCTGCCCATTCTGACTTTCACCAGCATGCCAGCCGTCATGCAGGAGTTTGCCAATGGCTG GTTGAGCAAAGTCATTACTTCCTGCATCATGGCACTGGTCTGCGCCATCAACCTGTACTTCGTGATCAGCTACCTGCCCAGCCTCCCGCACCCTGCCTACTTTGGCCTTGTGGCTCTGCTCGCCATAGGTTACTTGGGCCTTACTGCTTATCTG GCCTGGACCTGTTGCATTGCCCATGGAGCCAAGTTTCTGACCCACAGCTCCCACCAGCGCTTCCTGTATGGACTCCCTATCGAGgagcaggaaggcagggagagtTCCGGGTGA
- the Catip gene encoding ciliogenesis-associated TTC17-interacting protein isoform X2, with protein MLLFFPETLVILSDTGEPQGELTIEVQKGKYKDDMGILTHCLLVHASSRGFLDKSVCGSSLLGYLNEHLELMEQHSQEFIKFPIIPMERKMKVLKQDDQLVVSRSVKEGEETKTGVSVFPCKSLKGFVSSAANVVLLRVMAWRQSVPSGARFLALDSEGKLCYCTYKSLGFQTIQVGNQQAEMFIVEQTIHSEDGIPFSCQFYLLSDGHLAKRVQVGSPGCCIITKMPLIREEDVIEPPPTFDRKPLVWEEDLELYSKFLDRKEQLRLSHTRYLRQHPEAQALVSDFLLFLLLRRPEDVVTFAAEHFGPFAALRSPIPALRSSHQPSPFRSLEEEEEGEEEEEEEEEEGEEEGEGKEEMEEVEIEGDEDYLYVDEEEEVEDDIYYDSYYYKYEDDNIYEDENIYYDNYDVDNDNDDIDNYDNVDDDDDDVDDDDDVKVDDDNIDVDNDIVDVDNDNINQGLDLKKD; from the exons ATGCTTCTGTTCTTCCCCGAGACGCTGGTCATCCTCTCAGACACAGGGGAACCTCAGGGAGAGCTGACCATTGAAGTGCAGAAGGGGAAGTACAAAGACGACATGGGGATCCTGACCCACTGCCTCCTGGTACACGCCTCTAGCCGAGGCTTCCTAGACAAGTCAGTGTGTGGAAGCTCCCTCCTAG GCTACCTCAACGAGCATCTGGAGCTAATGGAGCAGCATAGTCAAGAATTCATCAAG TTTCCCATCATCCCCATGGAGAGGAAGATGAAAGTCCTGAAGCAGGATGACCAGTTGGTTGTGTCCAGAAGTGTCAAGGAGGGTGAG GAAACGAAGACCGGAGTCTCTGTTTTTCCCTGTAAATCACTCAAGGGCTTTGTCTCCAGTGCCGCCAATGTGGTGCTGCTGAGAGTGATGGCTTGGCGGCAGTCAGTACCCAGCGGTGCTCGATTCCTAGCCTTGGACTCGGAGGGCAAGCTGTGCTATTGTACCTAT AAATCCCTGGGTTTCCAGACAATCCAAGTGGGCAACCAGCAGGCTGAAATGTTCATCGTGGAGCAAACCATACACTCTGAAGACGGCATACCTTTCTCCTGCCAGTTCTATTTGCTCTCTGATGG GCACCTGGCTAAAAGAGTCCAGGTGGGCTCTCCAGGATGCTGTATCATCACCAAGATGCCCCTCATAAGGGAGGAGG ATGTGATTGAGCCTCCGCCCACGTTTGATCGGAAGCCCCTGGTGTGGGAGGAAGACCTGGAGCTTTACTCGAAATTCCTGGATCGGAAG GAGCAGCTGCGCCTCAGCCACACGAGGTATCTGCGACAGCACCCGGAGGCCCAAGCGCTGGTCTCTGATTTcctgctgttcctgctgctcCGCCGGCCAGAGGACGTGGTCACCTTCGCTGCTGAGCACTTCGGGCCCTTTGCGGCGCTGCGCTCACCCATCCCAGCCCTGCGATCCTCACACCAGCCCAGCCCTTTCCGCtctctggaggaagaggaggagggagaggaggaggaagaggaagaggaagaggagggagaggaggaaggagaaggcaaggaagaaatggaagaggtGGAGATAGAAGGGGATGAGGACTACTTGTATGTCgacgaggaagaagaggtggaggacgACATCTACTATGACAGTTACTATTACAAATACGAAGATGATAACATCTACGAAGATGAAAACATCTACTATGATAACTATGATgttgacaatgacaatgacgatATTGACAATTACGATAACgtcgatgacgatgatgacgatgtcgacgacgacgatgacgtcAAAGTCGATGATGACAACATTGATGTTGATAATGACATCGTTGATGTTGACAATGACAACATCAACCAGGGTTTGGATCTCAAAAAGGACTAG